In Halapricum desulfuricans, a single window of DNA contains:
- a CDS encoding HAD family hydrolase, which produces MASAYDAWLFDLDGTLVDVDPAHPRRVFDEIGDRLGRAFSDAEVTTLWHGFGGSRNAQLRQWGIDPEPFWELFHEIEDPVRRAEATYLYDDAERLLADLEGPVGVVTHSQPPLTEAVLERLDIADRFDTVVCCGDDVGWKPDPNPVYRALDDLGVSGDGETILVGDSPSDVGAAWNAGLDAAHVERFDPVERGHCVLADHRIERLDGLFSTV; this is translated from the coding sequence ATGGCGAGCGCCTACGACGCGTGGCTGTTCGACCTCGATGGGACGCTGGTCGATGTCGATCCCGCCCATCCACGACGGGTCTTCGACGAGATCGGCGACCGCCTCGGCAGAGCGTTCTCCGATGCCGAAGTGACGACGCTCTGGCACGGGTTCGGCGGCTCGCGAAACGCGCAACTGCGTCAGTGGGGGATTGACCCCGAACCGTTCTGGGAACTCTTTCACGAGATCGAAGACCCCGTCCGTCGCGCCGAAGCGACCTACCTCTACGACGACGCCGAGCGACTGCTCGCCGATCTCGAGGGGCCGGTCGGCGTCGTCACTCACAGCCAGCCGCCGCTGACTGAGGCCGTGCTCGAGCGCCTCGACATCGCAGACCGGTTCGACACCGTCGTCTGCTGCGGCGACGACGTCGGCTGGAAACCCGACCCGAACCCGGTCTACCGGGCGCTCGACGATCTCGGCGTCTCCGGCGACGGGGAAACGATCCTCGTCGGCGACAGCCCATCTGACGTCGGTGCGGCCTGGAACGCCGGCCTCGACGCCGCCCACGTCGAGCGGTTCGACCCCGTCGAGCGCGGACACTGCGTCCTCGCGGACCACCGCATCGAACGACTCGATGGCCTCTTCTCAACAGTGTAG
- a CDS encoding competence/damage-inducible protein A: MNVAVLTVGDELLSGDTDNANGTWLANEVTDRGADVRRILALPDDRATIADVVDQYSDAFDAVIVTGGIGGTPDDVTVEAVADAFDRGLVVSEQARARIEQRLSEIGESVPQLEIDVDAEASIPDGAEPLVNPAGLAPGCRLANVYVLPGIPGEMKAMFETVAEDFAGDLNSRFLYTVEPEANIVSELRAVRERFGVRVGCYPDREARHNRLKLTGSDDQSLDAATEWLLGAIDASETPVEREWDSDEEPAGGPE; the protein is encoded by the coding sequence ATGAACGTCGCAGTGCTGACCGTGGGCGACGAACTCCTCTCCGGGGACACCGACAACGCCAACGGCACGTGGCTCGCGAACGAGGTGACCGACCGCGGGGCCGACGTCCGGCGGATCCTCGCGCTACCGGACGATCGAGCGACGATCGCTGATGTCGTCGATCAGTACAGCGATGCCTTCGATGCCGTGATCGTCACCGGCGGGATCGGCGGCACGCCCGACGACGTGACAGTCGAGGCCGTCGCCGACGCGTTCGACCGCGGACTCGTCGTCAGCGAACAGGCGCGCGCCCGGATCGAACAGCGCCTCTCGGAGATCGGCGAGTCCGTCCCGCAGCTGGAGATCGACGTCGATGCGGAGGCGTCGATCCCGGACGGGGCCGAACCGCTCGTCAATCCGGCGGGGCTCGCGCCCGGCTGTCGGCTGGCGAACGTCTACGTGCTGCCGGGGATCCCCGGCGAGATGAAAGCCATGTTCGAGACGGTCGCCGAGGACTTCGCGGGCGACCTCAACTCGCGGTTCCTCTATACGGTCGAACCGGAGGCCAACATCGTCTCCGAACTGCGTGCCGTCCGCGAGCGCTTCGGCGTCCGCGTCGGGTGCTATCCCGACCGGGAAGCGCGACACAACCGCCTCAAACTGACCGGGAGCGACGACCAGTCGCTCGACGCGGCGACCGAGTGGCTGCTCGGGGCGATCGACGCCAGCGAGACGCCCGTCGAACGGGAGTGGGACTCCGACGAAGAGCCGGCCGGCGGCCCCGAGTGA
- a CDS encoding RNA-guided endonuclease InsQ/TnpB family protein, translated as MKRTNTFAVRPLTDDGEQVLRDLLDASAALWNEINYQRLMRYNDEDGFEGDVWDADTGALEGKYKAVLGASTAQTVRRANTEAWRGFFKNKKAYHDESNTSVTEHPEPPGFRGNEDDGRVLKGVVRKDAYTVEWGDRSRLEMVVGKQLRDRHNSPKSRLRLEIGGDPNWPDYEDQGRLELWYDETDSTFRASQPVTVSDDARATPLASETAALDIGANNLVACTTTTGEQYLYEGRELFDRFRETTREIARLQSKLEEGRYSSKRIRRLYRKRTRRRDHAQEALCRDLLERLYAEGVDTVYIGGLTDVLETHWSVRVNAKTHNFWAFKQFTERLACTAEEYGISVEVRSEAWTSQECPQCGGTDRTTRHQDTLTCPCGFEGHADLTASETFLKRQTEQAVRPMARPVRFEWDNHQWRSTTDASSNPKEQRTDPSTVHVDGNIASGESA; from the coding sequence ATGAAGCGCACCAACACGTTCGCCGTGCGACCGCTCACCGACGACGGTGAGCAGGTCCTACGCGACCTGTTGGATGCGTCTGCCGCTCTCTGGAACGAGATTAACTACCAGCGCCTCATGCGCTACAACGACGAAGACGGCTTCGAGGGCGACGTTTGGGACGCCGACACTGGCGCTCTCGAAGGGAAATACAAAGCCGTTCTCGGCGCGTCCACCGCTCAAACTGTCCGACGAGCAAACACCGAAGCGTGGCGCGGGTTCTTCAAGAACAAGAAAGCGTATCACGACGAGTCGAACACGTCGGTCACGGAACACCCCGAACCGCCGGGCTTCCGTGGTAACGAGGACGACGGACGTGTTCTCAAAGGCGTCGTCCGTAAGGACGCATACACTGTCGAATGGGGCGACCGCTCTCGACTGGAGATGGTCGTCGGCAAACAACTCCGTGACAGGCACAACAGCCCGAAAAGTCGTCTCCGGCTCGAAATTGGTGGCGACCCGAACTGGCCCGACTACGAAGACCAAGGCCGACTAGAACTGTGGTACGACGAGACAGACAGCACCTTCCGAGCTTCGCAGCCCGTGACTGTTTCTGACGATGCACGGGCGACTCCACTGGCTTCCGAAACAGCCGCTCTGGATATTGGTGCGAACAATCTCGTTGCCTGTACCACCACGACCGGCGAGCAATACCTGTACGAAGGCCGGGAGTTGTTCGACCGCTTCCGTGAGACGACACGAGAAATCGCCCGGTTGCAGTCGAAACTCGAAGAAGGCAGGTACAGTAGCAAGCGTATCCGGCGGTTGTACCGGAAACGCACTCGTCGCCGCGACCACGCCCAAGAAGCACTGTGTCGTGACCTGCTGGAACGGCTGTACGCCGAGGGCGTGGACACGGTGTATATCGGTGGGTTGACCGACGTACTCGAAACGCACTGGTCGGTCAGGGTGAACGCAAAGACCCACAACTTCTGGGCGTTCAAGCAATTCACCGAGCGACTAGCGTGTACCGCTGAAGAATACGGCATCTCGGTCGAAGTCCGGTCGGAAGCGTGGACCAGCCAAGAGTGCCCGCAGTGTGGCGGCACAGACCGAACGACACGGCATCAGGATACACTCACCTGTCCGTGTGGGTTCGAGGGGCACGCCGACCTCACAGCTTCAGAAACGTTCCTGAAGCGGCAGACAGAACAGGCAGTCAGGCCGATGGCACGGCCCGTGCGGTTCGAGTGGGACAATCATCAATGGCGTTCAACCACAGACGCTTCTTCAAATCCCAAAGAACAGCGCACAGACCCGAGTACCGTCCACGTTGACGGGAATATTGCCTCCGGGGAATCGGCATAG
- a CDS encoding glycoside hydrolase family 13 protein, with amino-acid sequence MAADTQREDEVDREWWKEAVVYQIYPRSFNDSNGDGIGDIPGVIEKVPYLDELGVDVVWLCPVYDSPNADNGYDIRDYQAIMDEMGTMDDWERLLETVHDHDMRLIMDMVLNHTSDEHEWFLQSKDPDSEYADYYYWRDGREGGELPNNWTSIFGGDAWKYDEKREQYYLHVFDEKQPDLNWRNEDVRADLFEMLHWWLGKGIDGFRLDVVNLISKREGLPDGEDNPGWVGWEHIVNGPRVHEYISEMHDEVFADYDMMTVAEMPGCGVEEAKQYCGEDGDGLNMIVHFEHADIPYRPGGKWDLQDIDVELDELDDLNDPDTQFNDWDLHELRDVLTRWQIGLDGEGWNANYLGNHDHPRTVSRFGDSGFFRVASAKLLATLQFTLQGTPFIYQGEEIGMTNVEWQSFDELRDVEAIQQAEELMERHDVGFEDIKHVVKHRSRDNSRTPVQWSDEENAGFTDGEPWIKVNANHDRINVEDARANEDSIWHYYRELIDLREDNDTIVYGDFHPLYEDHPHIFAYLRTLGDSGVLVVLNVFAYEEAFTLPPNLDAEDPKLLISNYDDAGDDPTEFELRPYEARVYRIS; translated from the coding sequence ATGGCCGCAGACACGCAGCGCGAAGACGAAGTCGATCGCGAGTGGTGGAAAGAGGCCGTCGTCTACCAGATCTATCCGCGGAGCTTCAACGATAGCAACGGGGACGGGATCGGTGACATCCCCGGTGTCATCGAAAAAGTGCCGTATCTCGACGAGTTGGGCGTCGACGTGGTCTGGCTCTGCCCGGTCTATGACTCCCCGAACGCGGACAACGGCTACGACATCCGTGACTATCAGGCCATCATGGACGAGATGGGGACGATGGACGACTGGGAGCGACTGCTGGAAACCGTCCACGATCACGACATGCGACTGATCATGGACATGGTGCTCAACCACACCTCAGACGAGCACGAGTGGTTCCTCCAGTCGAAAGACCCCGACAGCGAGTACGCCGACTACTATTACTGGCGCGACGGTCGCGAGGGCGGCGAACTCCCGAACAACTGGACGTCGATTTTCGGCGGCGACGCCTGGAAGTACGACGAGAAGCGCGAGCAGTACTACCTGCACGTCTTCGACGAGAAGCAGCCGGACCTGAACTGGCGCAACGAGGACGTCCGGGCGGACCTCTTCGAGATGCTCCACTGGTGGCTCGGGAAGGGCATCGACGGGTTCCGCCTCGACGTAGTCAACCTCATCTCCAAACGCGAGGGGCTCCCGGACGGCGAGGACAACCCCGGCTGGGTCGGCTGGGAACACATCGTCAACGGGCCGCGCGTCCACGAGTACATCTCCGAGATGCACGACGAGGTGTTCGCCGACTACGACATGATGACCGTCGCGGAGATGCCCGGCTGTGGCGTTGAGGAAGCCAAGCAGTACTGCGGGGAAGACGGCGACGGCCTGAACATGATCGTCCACTTCGAACACGCCGACATCCCCTACCGACCCGGCGGGAAGTGGGACCTTCAGGACATCGACGTCGAACTCGACGAACTCGACGACCTGAACGATCCGGATACGCAGTTCAACGACTGGGACCTGCACGAACTCCGGGACGTGCTGACGCGCTGGCAGATCGGCCTCGACGGCGAGGGCTGGAACGCCAACTACCTCGGCAATCACGACCACCCCCGGACCGTCTCGCGGTTCGGCGACAGCGGCTTCTTCCGGGTCGCCTCGGCGAAACTCCTGGCGACGCTACAGTTCACGCTGCAGGGGACGCCGTTCATCTATCAGGGCGAAGAGATCGGCATGACCAACGTCGAGTGGCAGAGCTTCGACGAACTGCGGGACGTCGAGGCGATCCAGCAGGCCGAAGAACTGATGGAACGCCACGACGTCGGCTTCGAGGACATCAAACACGTCGTCAAACACCGGAGCCGGGACAATTCCCGGACGCCGGTCCAGTGGTCCGACGAGGAAAACGCCGGGTTCACCGACGGCGAACCCTGGATCAAGGTCAATGCCAACCACGATCGGATCAACGTCGAAGACGCCCGCGCGAACGAGGACTCGATCTGGCACTACTACCGCGAATTGATCGATCTGCGCGAGGACAACGACACGATCGTCTACGGCGACTTCCACCCCCTGTACGAGGACCACCCTCACATCTTCGCGTATCTCCGGACGCTCGGCGACAGCGGCGTGCTCGTCGTCCTCAACGTCTTTGCCTACGAAGAAGCGTTCACGCTCCCGCCGAATCTCGACGCCGAGGACCCGAAACTGCTGATCAGCAACTACGACGACGCCGGCGACGACCCCACCGAATTCGAACTGCGCCCCTACGAGGCGCGGGTCTACCGGATCAGCTGA
- a CDS encoding aldo/keto reductase translates to MRKRTLGSTGMDLTEIGLGTWNVGPVWGDVTDREVKESIHAALDAGANFVDTAEVYGDGRAERLIGDVLDARDDADAIRVATKAAPDEDERHSEAGLRESVEGSRDRLDIETLDLIQLHCPETAAFYEPETFEVLEDLKSEGVLNHAGVSVEKIEEASKAIEYDVVESVQIIFNPLRQRPSERFFERAANENVGIIVRVPLASGLLADAFDDISDLDEDDHRRIAAEDGVEAGVGRKGGETFAGVPFEVGLAAVDDMRRLVPEGASMAQFTLRWILDHDAVTTVIPGSTTAEHVRENIAAADLEPLSHETHGAVRDVYEKRVYEHVHHRW, encoded by the coding sequence ATGCGCAAGCGCACACTCGGTTCGACAGGAATGGACCTGACGGAGATCGGGCTCGGAACGTGGAACGTCGGTCCGGTCTGGGGCGACGTGACCGACCGCGAGGTCAAAGAGTCGATCCACGCCGCGCTGGACGCGGGCGCGAACTTCGTCGACACGGCCGAGGTCTACGGCGACGGTCGCGCCGAGCGACTCATCGGCGACGTGCTCGACGCACGCGACGACGCCGACGCGATCCGCGTCGCGACCAAGGCCGCACCCGACGAGGACGAACGCCACTCCGAGGCCGGCCTCCGCGAGTCCGTCGAAGGTTCGCGGGACCGACTGGACATCGAGACGCTGGATTTGATCCAGCTACACTGCCCGGAAACGGCCGCCTTCTACGAGCCCGAGACGTTCGAGGTGCTCGAGGATCTCAAATCGGAGGGCGTGCTCAACCACGCCGGCGTCAGCGTCGAGAAGATCGAAGAGGCGAGCAAGGCGATCGAGTACGACGTCGTCGAGTCGGTCCAGATCATCTTCAACCCGCTTCGCCAGCGCCCCAGCGAACGCTTCTTCGAGCGCGCGGCGAACGAGAACGTGGGGATCATCGTCCGCGTCCCGCTCGCGTCGGGGCTGCTCGCGGACGCGTTCGACGACATCTCGGACCTCGACGAAGACGACCATCGCCGGATCGCCGCCGAGGACGGCGTCGAAGCCGGCGTCGGCCGAAAGGGCGGGGAGACCTTCGCCGGCGTCCCCTTCGAGGTCGGACTTGCGGCAGTCGATGATATGCGTCGGCTCGTCCCCGAGGGGGCGTCGATGGCGCAGTTCACGCTCCGGTGGATCCTCGATCACGACGCCGTGACGACCGTCATCCCGGGCTCAACCACAGCCGAGCACGTCCGGGAGAACATCGCCGCGGCCGACCTGGAACCGCTCAGCCACGAAACCCACGGCGCGGTCCGTGACGTCTACGAGAAGCGAGTCTACGAACACGTCCACCATCGGTGGTGA
- a CDS encoding DUF1648 domain-containing protein yields the protein MVLQRSDLIASAMLVLAALAGVAFWDALPAEMAIHFGPGGDPDSSVSRPVGVVLAPAIGLGAIAIARAAIRADPTADPRVGSAAIYFVGGVVSYVHGLVLAYNLGHQFSMTAALVPVFVATAVLVAWAVYRDRIAS from the coding sequence ATGGTCCTCCAGCGAAGCGATCTGATCGCAAGCGCGATGCTGGTCCTCGCGGCCCTCGCCGGTGTCGCTTTCTGGGACGCGCTGCCCGCCGAGATGGCGATCCACTTCGGCCCGGGCGGCGATCCCGATTCGTCCGTTTCCAGACCGGTCGGGGTAGTGCTCGCTCCGGCGATCGGCCTCGGTGCGATCGCGATTGCACGCGCCGCGATCCGCGCCGATCCGACGGCGGATCCACGCGTCGGCTCCGCGGCGATCTACTTCGTCGGCGGCGTCGTGAGCTACGTTCACGGGCTCGTGCTCGCGTACAATCTCGGGCATCAGTTCTCGATGACGGCCGCGCTCGTGCCGGTGTTCGTCGCAACGGCCGTCCTCGTCGCGTGGGCCGTCTACCGGGACCGGATCGCATCCTGA
- a CDS encoding DUF368 domain-containing protein, producing MIDDSQRHAVGDTPLYSWLSVYLKGIAMGMADSIPGVSGGTIAFITGIYERLITAITNLDPNALALLGGLGSSSGRRRLYERLVEMDVPFLVVLGTGIVTAVVAMSRVVYGALQQAPGATFAFFFGLIAASAIVLYDQLSLSTPGRIVAAVAGFALAFLVSGVTAGADGIHTLPIVFVSGAIAIVAMILPGVSGAFFLVLLGQYEYLTGTLTAFVDGAIAVLLGDRSIASLLDPATTVVTFVGGAVIGVVTVAHAIRWALNHYRAATLSFLVSLMVGALRLPVIEMRANVETFSLASVSPLALAVLAGGGAVLVLDHYTDDLSY from the coding sequence GTGATTGACGACAGCCAGCGCCACGCCGTCGGGGACACGCCCCTGTACAGCTGGCTGTCGGTCTATCTGAAGGGGATCGCAATGGGGATGGCCGATTCGATCCCGGGCGTCTCCGGCGGGACGATCGCGTTCATCACGGGCATCTACGAGCGACTCATCACGGCGATCACGAACCTCGATCCGAACGCGCTCGCCCTGCTGGGTGGTCTCGGCAGTTCGTCCGGGAGGCGGCGGCTGTACGAGCGACTTGTCGAGATGGACGTCCCGTTTCTGGTCGTGCTCGGGACCGGGATCGTCACGGCCGTCGTGGCGATGTCCAGAGTCGTCTACGGGGCCTTACAGCAGGCCCCCGGCGCGACGTTCGCGTTCTTCTTCGGGTTGATCGCTGCCTCGGCGATCGTCCTCTATGACCAGCTGTCGCTGTCGACGCCCGGCCGAATTGTCGCTGCAGTCGCGGGGTTCGCGCTTGCGTTTCTCGTCTCCGGCGTGACGGCCGGGGCCGACGGGATCCACACGCTGCCGATCGTGTTCGTCTCCGGAGCGATCGCGATCGTCGCGATGATTCTCCCCGGCGTCTCCGGAGCGTTCTTTCTGGTCTTGCTCGGCCAGTACGAGTATCTCACCGGGACGCTGACCGCGTTCGTCGACGGCGCGATCGCGGTGCTGCTGGGCGACCGGTCGATCGCGTCGCTGCTCGATCCGGCGACGACAGTGGTGACGTTCGTCGGCGGCGCTGTCATCGGCGTCGTCACCGTCGCTCACGCGATCCGGTGGGCGCTCAACCACTACCGGGCGGCGACGCTGTCGTTTCTTGTCAGCCTCATGGTCGGCGCGCTTCGGCTTCCGGTCATCGAGATGCGAGCGAACGTCGAGACGTTTTCGCTCGCGTCCGTCTCGCCGCTCGCGCTTGCCGTCCTCGCCGGTGGTGGGGCAGTGCTCGTGCTTGATCACTACACCGACGACCTGTCGTACTAG
- a CDS encoding oligosaccharyl transferase, archaeosortase A system-associated, with product MSQDEGMSEEVEEAVEWFSTWYHVPSVLALFVFALWVRARTWGNFIVDGEVMFSGNDAWYHLRQVEYTVRNWPETMPFEVWTNFPTGTSVSQFGTIFDQVIATVALIVGLGSPDQATIRTVLLFAPAVIGASIVVVSYFLGKRLGKNRFSGVIAALIVALSTGGFLSRSLVGFSDHQVAEAFTQALAALAIVVALQVADSEKPVWELIVDRDVAGLREPVGYAALAGVAMALYMWVWPPGVVLVGAFGLYVTIQAIVDHLRGTTPEPMLLASGVIFAVTGALMLLPINSFQIGAVTFSLLHPGLAIAGVVWSGFLAGLSRVLNKRSEPVWTYPLGAIGALGAVLLAVFVISPGTISYMSNQLIRVFGGIIGQQPSGGAATIGEVTPLRDPGTTLYNWYGFAHVIAALGVILAVARQVIASNRRSELLFVSLWLAVIFSMAYTQVRFGYYLAVPVAVMAAYAISIGFSYLTTITDSASIGVSPYQVMAVFTVLLLVTAPMVMATDNRGYGQDPITQSNPTFNSGPGGVQQWDGGLEWMSENTPAVGDFEDAGNDLEYWGEYAKTDDYDYEEGSYGVLSWWDYGHWITSEAERIPVANPFQQSASDAARFLLAQNGSRADEERQDTMSDGENRDTRYVMIDWKMATASDPMFGTKFFAPPSFVDGVSTDDYYQQVATLRQNQDGDIVPARPYLTVHKQDYYETMVNRLYRYHGSGAWPDYVPGNAVGQLPPYAQYQGSQSPVPIVQTDSREGIPSVPAPGEGNTTRFEPSLEAAQEYVEDNPNAQIGGLGKFPSEHVPALEHYRLVHATEDSQNPIAAMQPSLGRAFTGVQQPQAYAERYSSWTKTFERVPGATVEGEIDGASNQTVYASVNMEIPTTNQTFEYVQSAEAGPDGTFTMTLPYSTTGYDEWGPENGYTNVSVRAESSYTFSTGIQYNGSDWIRYNTTEDVTEAQVIGEDSKPVEVTLDKTTLPTTNETDGTNGNETDESNGNGTDGSDGTNGNETDTTNGNETDGSNNTTDNETASGLLAPEIGLEQVATAGVAG from the coding sequence ATGAGTCAGGACGAAGGGATGTCAGAGGAGGTCGAAGAGGCAGTCGAGTGGTTTAGCACGTGGTATCATGTTCCGTCCGTTCTCGCACTGTTCGTGTTCGCGCTGTGGGTTCGGGCCCGGACGTGGGGGAACTTCATCGTCGACGGGGAAGTCATGTTCAGCGGGAACGACGCCTGGTATCACCTCCGGCAGGTCGAGTACACGGTTCGCAACTGGCCGGAGACGATGCCCTTCGAGGTGTGGACGAACTTCCCGACCGGCACGTCCGTCTCGCAGTTCGGGACGATTTTCGACCAAGTGATCGCGACAGTCGCGCTGATCGTCGGTCTCGGGAGCCCTGATCAAGCGACGATTCGAACGGTGCTCCTGTTCGCGCCGGCGGTCATCGGCGCATCGATCGTCGTCGTGTCGTATTTCCTCGGCAAGCGACTCGGCAAGAACCGGTTCAGCGGCGTCATCGCCGCACTGATCGTCGCCCTCTCGACCGGTGGCTTCCTCAGCCGAAGTCTCGTCGGCTTCTCCGACCATCAGGTCGCCGAGGCGTTCACCCAGGCGCTCGCGGCACTGGCGATCGTCGTCGCTCTCCAGGTCGCCGACAGCGAGAAGCCGGTCTGGGAACTGATCGTCGACCGTGACGTGGCCGGGCTTCGAGAGCCGGTCGGGTACGCGGCGCTGGCCGGCGTTGCGATGGCGCTGTACATGTGGGTGTGGCCGCCGGGTGTCGTACTGGTCGGGGCCTTCGGGCTATACGTCACGATCCAGGCGATCGTCGATCACCTCCGGGGAACGACCCCGGAGCCAATGTTGCTCGCCAGCGGCGTCATATTCGCCGTGACTGGCGCGCTCATGTTGCTCCCCATCAATTCGTTCCAGATCGGTGCCGTCACGTTCTCACTTCTGCACCCGGGGCTCGCGATCGCAGGCGTCGTCTGGAGCGGGTTCCTCGCAGGGCTGAGTCGCGTCTTGAACAAGCGGTCTGAGCCTGTCTGGACGTATCCGCTCGGCGCCATCGGGGCCCTCGGCGCTGTGCTCCTCGCCGTGTTCGTCATTTCGCCGGGCACAATCAGTTACATGAGCAATCAGCTTATCCGTGTGTTCGGGGGGATCATCGGTCAGCAGCCGAGCGGGGGGGCGGCCACTATCGGCGAAGTCACGCCGCTGCGCGACCCCGGAACGACTCTCTACAACTGGTACGGGTTCGCGCACGTCATCGCTGCTCTCGGTGTGATTCTCGCGGTTGCACGACAAGTGATCGCCTCGAACAGGCGGTCGGAACTGCTGTTCGTCTCGCTGTGGCTTGCCGTCATCTTCTCCATGGCGTACACCCAGGTCCGCTTCGGGTACTACCTCGCCGTTCCGGTGGCGGTGATGGCCGCATACGCCATCAGCATCGGATTTAGCTACCTCACGACGATCACGGACAGCGCTTCGATCGGTGTCAGCCCCTACCAGGTCATGGCGGTGTTCACGGTCCTGTTGCTCGTGACGGCACCGATGGTCATGGCGACGGACAACCGAGGGTACGGGCAAGACCCCATCACGCAGTCGAATCCGACATTCAACTCCGGGCCGGGTGGCGTCCAGCAATGGGACGGCGGCCTCGAGTGGATGAGCGAGAACACCCCGGCCGTCGGTGACTTCGAAGACGCCGGCAACGATCTCGAGTACTGGGGAGAGTACGCTAAGACCGACGATTACGACTACGAGGAAGGGTCCTACGGCGTCCTCTCGTGGTGGGACTACGGCCACTGGATCACAAGCGAGGCCGAGCGGATTCCGGTCGCCAATCCGTTCCAGCAGTCGGCGTCCGATGCGGCCCGGTTCCTGCTCGCACAGAACGGAAGTCGGGCCGACGAGGAACGACAGGACACGATGAGCGACGGGGAGAACCGCGACACGCGTTACGTCATGATCGACTGGAAGATGGCGACTGCGTCGGACCCGATGTTCGGCACGAAGTTCTTCGCCCCGCCGTCATTCGTCGACGGCGTTTCGACGGACGACTATTACCAGCAGGTCGCCACGCTCAGACAGAACCAGGACGGCGATATCGTCCCGGCACGCCCGTACCTCACCGTTCACAAGCAGGACTACTACGAGACGATGGTCAACCGGCTCTACCGATACCACGGGAGCGGTGCCTGGCCGGATTACGTGCCGGGGAATGCCGTCGGACAGCTCCCGCCCTACGCCCAGTATCAGGGCAGTCAGAGTCCCGTCCCGATCGTCCAGACGGACAGCAGGGAGGGAATCCCCTCTGTGCCGGCACCGGGCGAAGGCAACACGACGCGCTTCGAGCCGAGCCTCGAAGCCGCACAGGAATATGTCGAAGACAACCCCAACGCGCAGATCGGCGGCCTCGGGAAGTTCCCCAGTGAGCACGTGCCCGCGCTGGAACACTACCGGCTCGTCCACGCGACCGAGGACAGTCAGAACCCGATCGCAGCGATGCAGCCGTCGCTCGGACGCGCGTTCACCGGCGTCCAGCAGCCACAGGCATACGCCGAGCGCTACTCCTCGTGGACGAAGACCTTCGAGCGCGTTCCGGGAGCGACAGTCGAGGGAGAAATCGACGGCGCGTCGAACCAGACCGTCTACGCGAGCGTGAACATGGAGATCCCGACGACGAACCAGACCTTCGAGTACGTCCAGAGCGCCGAGGCCGGGCCGGACGGGACGTTCACGATGACGCTCCCGTACTCGACGACCGGGTACGACGAGTGGGGCCCGGAGAACGGATACACGAACGTCAGCGTCCGTGCCGAGTCGTCGTACACGTTCTCGACCGGGATTCAGTACAACGGGTCCGACTGGATCCGGTACAACACCACCGAGGACGTCACGGAAGCACAAGTGATCGGTGAGGACTCCAAGCCGGTCGAAGTCACGCTGGATAAGACGACGCTTCCGACGACCAACGAGACAGACGGCACGAACGGCAACGAAACCGACGAGTCGAACGGTAACGGTACTGACGGGTCCGACGGCACAAACGGCAACGAAACGGATACCACGAACGGAAACGAGACGGACGGATCGAACAACACAACCGACAACGAGACCGCGTCGGGCCTCCTCGCCCCCGAGATCGGTCTCGAACAGGTGGCGACCGCCGGAGTCGCGGGGTAA
- a CDS encoding NRDE family protein, with amino-acid sequence MCTLVFAWQTFPDAPIVAAANRDESLDRPSSPPETFGSEPRVLAPRDSEAGGTWIGVNDRGLFVALTNRWTDVELRGDRSRGLLVHDALGRESAEDAVRYVERELDACDYEPLNLVVADRTAALFVEYDGNVAVRNFDPGVHAVANTGADGRYTIPEYRSEHAREQAANVDRLRTDLQPEPGEESQVWRRRAREAIRDHDYGVCVHGDGFGTRSSSLLTIGTDSVEYHFADGPPCETEYQRVEVDL; translated from the coding sequence ATGTGCACGCTCGTGTTCGCCTGGCAGACGTTTCCCGACGCGCCGATCGTCGCGGCCGCCAACCGGGACGAGTCGCTGGATCGCCCTTCCAGCCCGCCAGAGACGTTCGGCTCGGAGCCGAGAGTTCTCGCGCCCCGGGATTCCGAGGCCGGCGGAACCTGGATCGGTGTCAACGACCGGGGCCTGTTCGTCGCGCTCACCAACCGCTGGACCGACGTCGAACTGAGAGGCGACCGTTCCCGGGGATTGCTCGTCCATGACGCGCTCGGTCGGGAAAGCGCCGAGGACGCCGTCCGCTACGTCGAACGGGAACTCGACGCGTGCGACTACGAGCCACTGAATCTCGTTGTCGCGGACCGGACCGCCGCGCTGTTCGTCGAGTACGATGGCAACGTGGCGGTCCGGAACTTTGATCCCGGCGTCCACGCCGTCGCCAACACGGGCGCTGACGGACGGTACACGATCCCCGAATACCGTAGCGAGCACGCCCGGGAACAGGCCGCAAACGTCGATCGCCTGCGGACGGATCTCCAGCCCGAACCCGGCGAGGAGAGTCAAGTGTGGCGACGGCGGGCACGGGAAGCGATCCGCGATCACGACTACGGGGTCTGCGTCCACGGCGATGGATTCGGCACACGCTCGTCGTCGCTGCTCACGATCGGCACTGACAGCGTTGAGTACCACTTCGCGGACGGCCCGCCTTGTGAGACGGAGTACCAGCGGGTCGAGGTCGACCTGTAG